AACCTCATGCTTATAGCTTCCATCTTCGTTCTGAACGCGGCGGTCGGTAAGTGTTATGGTAAGTCCGGCATTGAGATAAGCAAGCTCGCGCATACGAGTTGCCAGGATGTCGTATTTGTATTCGGTTACAGTGAAAATAGAACCGTCCGGATGGAAAGTAACCCGAGTTCCCTGGTTTTCTGTCTTGCCAACAACCTTTACAGGGTATTTAGGAATACCGCAGGAGTATTCTTGTTGGTAGATTTCTCCTTCTCTGGCAACCTGAGCAACCAAGAGGGTAGATAGCGCATTTACGCAGGATACACCTACACCATGCAGACCACCGGATACCTTGTATGAGCCCTTGTCGAACTTACCACCGGCATGTAGCACAGTCATAACAACTTCAAGCGCAGATTTTTGTTCCTTTTCGTGGAAGTCAACCGGAATACCACGACCATTATCTTGAACGGTAATAGAGTTGTCTTCATTGATGCTAACTTCAATCTGGTCGCAATAGCCGGCTAAGGCTTCATCGATTGAGTTGTCAACAACCTCATACACTAAATGGTGTAAACCTTTTAGCCCTGTGTCTCCAATGTACATCGCCGGGCGTTTTCTAACAGCCTCTAACCCTTCAAGTACCTGAATACTATCAGCAGAATACACAGAATTATTATTCGCTATTTGTTCTTCAGTCATATTTAATTTGTAATTATTTGAACATAGCAAATATAGTGATTTTTATTGGTTTAAAGACACGTTGGCGCGTCATTTTTTAACCGTATTACACTTTTTTGCAGTATATATCTTTGGAGTATGCATAAACACAAAAAGCCGGATTAATAAATCCGACTTCCTTATATAATGTGTTTAATATTTCCCCTATTAAGCGAGCTTATTGATAAAAATAGCTAACTTTGATTTTAGGTTGTTAGCCTTATTTTTGTGGATAATATTAGTTTTAGCTAATTTATCGATCATTTTTGTTACGCTTGGGTACATAGCTGCAGCCTCTGACTTGTCAACAGTTGAACGAAGCTTTCTAACAGCGTTTCTCATGGTTTTACCATAATATCTGTTGTGAAGTCTTCTTTTTTCAGCTTGTCTGATTCTCTTGATTGATGATTTGTGATTTGCCATTTTCGACTAATCTTTATGTTCTTTGAATTTATACTTTTAACTTAGTAGCCCGTGGGGGAGTCGAACCCCCCTTTCAAGAATGAAAATCTTGCGTCCTAACCGATAGACGAACGGGCCAGCTTATGACTTGCTTTTGATTGTTTTCAGTTCTTTGTGAGAGCCGTTTTTCTCAATTGCGATGCAAAGATATGGGGTATTTTTGAATCTACCAAATATTCCTGCAAAAAAGTTTTAAGGATTTTCCATTGGATTCTTTATTGATCTATTTTATACTTTGAAAATCAGAGGTGTAGTGCGTTGGGCTTTCCTTGTTTTATTTTATAGAGAACAAAGGATAATGATGGCATTTGTTGTTTCTCTCCTTTTTTTGTAGTTTTGTTTCAGGAACCAGAATTTTAAAATAAGAGGCAAATTATGCTGCAAAAAACTATCGGCATCGTTCTT
The Bacteroides sedimenti genome window above contains:
- the rpsT gene encoding 30S ribosomal protein S20, with amino-acid sequence MANHKSSIKRIRQAEKRRLHNRYYGKTMRNAVRKLRSTVDKSEAAAMYPSVTKMIDKLAKTNIIHKNKANNLKSKLAIFINKLA